One Peromyscus leucopus breed LL Stock chromosome 20, UCI_PerLeu_2.1, whole genome shotgun sequence genomic region harbors:
- the LOC114694340 gene encoding ATP synthase membrane subunit DAPIT, mitochondrial-like, which yields MAGPESDGQFQFIGIKKYFNSYTLTGRMNCLLATYGSIALLVLYFKLRPRKIPAVKAT from the coding sequence ATGGCTGGTCCAGAAAGTGATGGCCAATTCCAGTTCATTGGTATTAAAAAGTATTTCAACTCTTACACTCTCACAGGTAGAATGAATTGTCTACTGGCCACATATGGAAGCATTGCTTTGTTGGTCTTATACTTCAAGTTAAGGCCTAGAAAAATCCCAGCTGTGAAGGCAACATAA